From the genome of Planctomycetia bacterium:
GGCGACGGCAAAGTTGCCGCTGGAACTAGTTACGAAGCAAACCAAAGCTGGGGATTTGTGTGGCCGCTTGGCGGCGAATCTACCTACTTACCGGCTGGCAGGCCGACGGGTTCGACGTCCAAAGCGGCCAGCTTCGATGGTTCCGCTATCATCGGTAACGGCGATCCCCTGAGCGAGGCCGGAAGCATTGCATTTCGCTGGACAGCGGAAACCGGCGTCGACGACATGACCGGCTGGAAGCTCAATGTAGCGCTCGACGCTTCAGAAAATGGCCGCGTCATGTACGGCTACGGCATCAATCCGGCAGGCCGAGGCGCCCCCTGGGTAGCCGTCATGCCCGCGGCGCCCGAACCGAATGCGTTCATTCTCGTGTTGATCGGCGGCGCCGCGTTACTACTACGCTTGAAGCAAGCGCGAGCCAAGAGAATCGCTCAAATCGAGTAATTCGCTTCCGGCACCATGTCGTCCGGGAGTTTCATGCGGAGCGCCGGTTCTTTCAGCACCACCGTTGTCCCAGGTGCGACGGTCTTGGTGATCCAGACGCTGGAGCCGATCACTGCGTCGTGGCCGATGACCGTCTTGCCGCCGAGCACCGTGGCGTTCGCGTAAATCACGACGCGGTCCTCGATCGTGGGATGGCGCTTCACGCCGCGCACGAGATGGCCTTCTCCGTCGAGCTGGAAGCTCAACGCGCCGAGCGTCACGCCTTGATAGAGCTTGACGTGATTGCCGATCTCGCACGTCTGCCCAACCACGACGCCGGTGCCGTGGTCGATAAAGAAGTGATTGCCGATCGTCGCGCCGGGATGGATATCGATGCCAGTCTTCGAGTGCGCCCACTCGGTCATCATCCGCGGGATGAGCGGCACGCCAAGTCCGTAGAGCTCATGTGCGAGCCGAAAGACGGTGATCGCTTCCAAGCCTGGGTAGCAAAAGATAATCTCGTCCGGCTTAGTGACGGCCGGGTCCCCTTCGAAGGCGGCTTGCACATCAGTCGCCAGCACACGGCGGACGTCTGGCAATTGTTCGAGGAAGCGGATCGCCATCGCCTGGCCGAGGGCCTCGTAATCGTTTTCCGCGTCGCACGTCGCCCGGGCTTCGTGTCGGAGCGCGCGGCCGATCTGCGTGGTGAGCTTATCGTGCAGCCCGTCGATCAGATCGCCGACGTGGTAGGTCACATTACCGAGGTGCAGCCCTTCCCGGCGGCGGTAGCCCGGGTAGATGATTTCCTTCAGCCCCGTGATGATCTCGACGACCGCGTCGTATTTCGGCAGCGGGCAATGTCCGAGATGGCTAATCATCGGCACGTCCGCGTACGTTTGGACGATGCGACGCGTCAGCTCCGGAAGCTGCTCTTTCAGGCGGAAATCAGTGGCCATGGGAGCCAATCCTAAGCGTCAAGTTCAGCAAAATCAAATCTACCCCAAAGGTCTTCGGCACGCGCAAAACAGGGAATTGAGGCAAACCGGGGAACGAAGATTTTACGCAGACCGCAGGATCGGAAAAAAAGCCTCGATATCTCTAAGCCCAGGGAAGGCCACCAGTGACGTCTCCATTGGCGACGACTCCGAGGGCCTTCCCTGGGCTTAACCGCGCTGGTTCATGTTACGTACTTCGCCGGATCCGCCATGCCGGCCTCCGCGAAACCCCGCAGTCGAATTTGGCACGAATCGCACCGTCCGCAGCTTTCGCCGCCAGGCGTGGGGTCGTAGCAACTGTGGGTCAAGGAATAGTCGACGCCCAGCCGCACACCAAGTTGGATGATCGCCGCTTTCGTAAGTTGCACGAGCGGGGCGTGGATTCGGAATTTCAGCGTTCCTTCGACACCCGCCTTGGTGGCTAGGTTCGCCAGGCGCTCGAACGCGGCCAGATACTCCGGGCGGCAATCGGGGTAGCCGCTGTAGTCGACGGCGTTCACGCCCAGGAAGATGTCGGCGGCGCCGAGCGTCTCCGCAAAGCCGAGCGCCAGCGACAGGAACACCGTATTTCGGGCGGGAACGTAAGTGATCGGAATGCCGGCCGACATCTCTGCCTCAGCCCGGTCCTTCGGCACCTCGGCCGATCCGACAAGCGCGCTCCCGCCAAACTGTGCCAGGTCGATTTTCACGGTCACATGCCGAGCGACGCCCAGCGACCGCGCCACGCGTTCGGCGGCCTCCAATTCAAAGCGGTGCCGCTGGCCGTAGTCGAACGACAACGCATACAGCGAGAACCCCTCCGCCTGAGCCACGGCAGCCGTGGTAGCGGAATCCAGCCCCCCAGAAAGCAGGACAACAGCGTTTGGCATGGATGAATGATTCAAAGCGAGAAGTCGATCAACAAATCCCACCTACTACCTACTTCACCTACTCCTTTTCCTACTCCCTCCCTCCTGCGAGAATACCCGTCCAACCACCTTGGGAGCCATCATGCCGAGCGATTTCCGCGCTGTCCTGGAAGTTTTCGACAATCAATTTCCTGGTCGCGATTACACGATCGAGATCACCTGTCCGGAGTTCACTTCCGTGTGCCCGAAGACCGGGCAGCCGGATTTCGGGACGCTGGTGTTTTCGTACTGCCCCGCGGCGAAATGCGTCGAGTTGAAGAGCCTGAAGCTCTATCTACAACAGTTTCGCAACGAGGGGATTTTTTACGAGCACGTCACCAATCGAATTCTCGACGATGTGGCGGGCCTCGTGCAACCCAAGTGGATGAAGCTCATGGCGTCGTTTACGGCCCGGGGCGGCATCTCGACGCGCGTGTTGGCGGAGTTTGTCGCAAAAATCTAGGCGTGTCGCCATTCATCGCCGCACAAGTGCCGTTGAAAAAAGACGTCTTTTCGCCATAATACGGTTGGCCCAAAACGTCGCGCCACCGCCGGCTCTTTGATCGGCGTCACAGGCGGGCAGATTCGCCGGCAACTTGTTTCGTTTGCCGAGCGGCGGCGATTGTGGCCCCCACCTTTGGATGGTCCATGCGTTGATAGCAGGCGTGCGGCGTTGGACAGTCACCGCTCAGACAATGCCCGGCAATCGCGTCGGGCAATCAATCCCCCGGAGTGCTTCATGTTCAAGAATCTGAGCGTCGCGGCGCTCGGCGTGTCGGGCAGGCAGAGTGAAATCATCGAGTTGGCGCTGTCGAACGGCTTCAAGGGCATCGACCTAGATTTACGCGAGATCGCGGCCCTGGCGGCGAGCCAAGGTTTGCCGCACGCGCGGCGATTGCTGGATAGTTCCAAGCTGAAATACGGCAGCGCGCCCTTGCCGGTGCGGTGGACGAGTGACGCCGACTACGCCACGGATCTTCAAGCACTCCCGCAGCTGGCCGAACTCGCGGCGGCGCTCGGTTGCACGCGCCTGGTGACGATTCTTGAACCGGCCTCGGACGAACAGCCTTTCCACCAGAACTTCGAAACGCATCGCCGCCGCTTGTCGGAAATCGCCGCCGTGCTGGCAAAGCACGGCCTGAGTCTCGCCGTCGGCTTCGACGCCAACCCAGCCCAGCGGGCCGGCAAACACTACGAGTTCATCTACTCGCTCGACAACTTGCTCATGTTGCTGTCCCTCGTGTCGAGCAAAAACGTGGGCGTTGCGGCCGATCTCTGGGCGCTGCATGTGACCGGCGCCGGCTGGGAAGGGCTGAAGAAGCTGAAGCGCGACCAACTGTTCACCGTCGAACTCGCCGACGCCAAGGACAACGCGCCGGAATCCGGTCGCCTGCTGCCGGGCGAAGCCGGCAACATCGACACCGCCGCGGCGCTCGCCTACCTCGCCGAAATCGGCTACGAAGGCCCCGTCACGCCGCATCGCGACCCGAAGAACTATCCCGCGCAAAGCCGGGAAGCGATCGGCCGGGACTCAGCACAAAAGCTCGACGCGGTTTGGAAGACCGCCGGACTCTCTCCTGCCGGAAAGCTCCAGGCCATGGCCGGGAAGTAATGGCCGACAGTTGAAATCCCACTCCTTGTATGCTCGGGCAGGATGACCGACGCCGATCGACTACGCGCTCACCGCCGTGCGTTGGCGCGGCTTTTTCCAGGTCACTTCCAGGTGATTTACGACTTCGCGCACGCCTTCGACGCTGCGCAGCAATTCCTGGGCGATCTGCTTTTGATAGTACGTCGTCACGACGCCTCGCAGGGTGACGCGGCCGTCGCTGGATTCCGACTGCAGGTTGCCGTTCGTCAGGTGGGGATGACCTTGCAAGGCGCGTTGTACGCGGCCGTCGAGCTGCTCATCGAGCGCAATCACAGGAAACTCCGAACTCGCTAGAAGTGCCAGAAGGATCGGGCAGCCATCGAAGGGTCGCCCGCCGGTCTCCGCAAACCGGCGGCCGGGGAGCGGCTGCCCGATGAAATGTACTATCGGAATTGCGCTTGTGAATTTGGAGAATTTGCGGAATGCGGAAGCCGAGTTTCTAGGTCCAAGGTGGCAATTCGTAACGGTCACGCCAGCCATGACGGGAGTTGCCCTGCCGGCGGCAGTTGGATGATCGACGCCCCCAGGATGTCCGGAGATTTCCGGATCGCTTCCATGGCCGCCTCCGGGGGCAGACCGTCCAGATTCATGACGCCGATCGAGTCCCCGCCGGGGGCTTCTCCGGTCCGGCCGACGGACATTTGGGCGATATTGACCTGGTGCTGGCCGAAAATCGTCCCCACCCGGCCGATGATGCCGGGGACGTCCCGGTGCCGGAAAACCAGCAGGATCCCGTCCAGGTAGGCCTCGAGCCGGAACTCGTTAAGCTCCACAAGACGGAGCATTTTTTGACCAAACAAGGTGCCGGCCGCCCGGTAGGCGCCGGTGGCCGTGGTCACTTCGGCCGCGATCGTGGCGTTGAACGCTCCGCGGTCGGCTCGGGATTGCTCCACGAGCTCGATGCCCCGCTCCCGGAGCAGCAGCTCGGCGTTGACGATGTTGGCCTCCTGGTCCAGGGCCGAGGCCAGCAGGCCGGCGGCGAAGGCGGAGCCCAGGAGCTTGGTGTCTTTGCCGACGATGTCCCCCCGGTAAAAGAGCTTGCAACTGCGGATGCCCGAGCGGTCGAATTGCGACAGCAACAGCCCGAGGCGGTAGGACAGGTCCAGATAGCCGCGCATCGCCTCCAGCGTTTTGGGGTCGAGCGTCGACATGTTCACGGCGTGGCGGATCGCCCCCGTGGTCAGGTAATCGACCAGCAGGCCGACTCCCTCGACGGCCACCTTGGC
Proteins encoded in this window:
- the queF gene encoding preQ(1) synthase; amino-acid sequence: MPSDFRAVLEVFDNQFPGRDYTIEITCPEFTSVCPKTGQPDFGTLVFSYCPAAKCVELKSLKLYLQQFRNEGIFYEHVTNRILDDVAGLVQPKWMKLMASFTARGGISTRVLAEFVAKI
- the queC gene encoding 7-cyano-7-deazaguanine synthase QueC, whose product is MPNAVVLLSGGLDSATTAAVAQAEGFSLYALSFDYGQRHRFELEAAERVARSLGVARHVTVKIDLAQFGGSALVGSAEVPKDRAEAEMSAGIPITYVPARNTVFLSLALGFAETLGAADIFLGVNAVDYSGYPDCRPEYLAAFERLANLATKAGVEGTLKFRIHAPLVQLTKAAIIQLGVRLGVDYSLTHSCYDPTPGGESCGRCDSCQIRLRGFAEAGMADPAKYVT
- a CDS encoding serine acetyltransferase, whose amino-acid sequence is MATDFRLKEQLPELTRRIVQTYADVPMISHLGHCPLPKYDAVVEIITGLKEIIYPGYRRREGLHLGNVTYHVGDLIDGLHDKLTTQIGRALRHEARATCDAENDYEALGQAMAIRFLEQLPDVRRVLATDVQAAFEGDPAVTKPDEIIFCYPGLEAITVFRLAHELYGLGVPLIPRMMTEWAHSKTGIDIHPGATIGNHFFIDHGTGVVVGQTCEIGNHVKLYQGVTLGALSFQLDGEGHLVRGVKRHPTIEDRVVIYANATVLGGKTVIGHDAVIGSSVWITKTVAPGTTVVLKEPALRMKLPDDMVPEANYSI
- a CDS encoding TIM barrel protein — its product is MFKNLSVAALGVSGRQSEIIELALSNGFKGIDLDLREIAALAASQGLPHARRLLDSSKLKYGSAPLPVRWTSDADYATDLQALPQLAELAAALGCTRLVTILEPASDEQPFHQNFETHRRRLSEIAAVLAKHGLSLAVGFDANPAQRAGKHYEFIYSLDNLLMLLSLVSSKNVGVAADLWALHVTGAGWEGLKKLKRDQLFTVELADAKDNAPESGRLLPGEAGNIDTAAALAYLAEIGYEGPVTPHRDPKNYPAQSREAIGRDSAQKLDAVWKTAGLSPAGKLQAMAGK
- a CDS encoding BON domain-containing protein → MIALDEQLDGRVQRALQGHPHLTNGNLQSESSDGRVTLRGVVTTYYQKQIAQELLRSVEGVREVVNHLEVTWKKPRQRTAVSA